In a single window of the Pseudochaenichthys georgianus chromosome 16, fPseGeo1.2, whole genome shotgun sequence genome:
- the LOC117461032 gene encoding zinc finger protein 892-like, whose protein sequence is MSKVQMLLSLKKQRVTAANEEIFALFEQTIAELEEELFLSKEENKRLQKLLDAVLQPQLRIHRADVQQLAVVKEELLPDQQEWSTSLDQEDPEPPPHIKQEQEGEQLQELEEADITKSTFTPDSVKSEDDEEKPHSSQPHQRQTEHMETEADGDDCRGPEPARNSEESSLQPKTEDHTEDSSEPDTEDYSEPDTEDRADWKETREPASGSNSLKNRHESVSDPQRSAEKKPFSCSVCKKAFSWSGNLKTHMRVHTGEKPFTCTVCKKAFSHSGTLKTHMRIHTGEKPFTCTVCKKAFSQRVSLKDHMIIHTGEMTHSCSVCKKAFPQSGYLKIHMRIHTGEKPFTCTVCKKAFSYSGSLKDHMVIHTGERRFSCSICKKAFSRSGRLKIHMIIHTGEDQFTCTVCKKDFSHSGSLKIHMRSHTGEKPFTCTVCKKTFSQRVTLKNHMIIHT, encoded by the exons atgagtaaagtccaaatgctgctgtcgttgaagaagcagcgagTCACTGCTGCTAatgaagagatatttgctctgtttgaacaaacaatagcagagctcgaggaggagctgtttctttccaaagaggagaacaagagactccagaagctactggacgctgttttacagcctcagcttcggatccacagagcag acgtccagcagctggcggtggttaaagaagagcttctccctgaccagcaggagtggagcactagtttggaccaggaggacccagagccccccccacacataaagcaggaacaggagggagagcagcttcaggagctggaggaggctgatatcaccaagtccactttcactcctgactctgtgaagagtgaagatgatgaagagaaacctcaCTCCTCACAGCCGCATCAAAGACAAAcggaacacatggaaacagaagctgatggagatgactgtcgaggaccagaaccagccaggaactcagaagagagcagtttacaaccaaagactgaggatCACACTGAAGattcttctgaacctgacactgaagactattctgaacctgacactgaagaccgTGCTGATTGGAaagagaccagagaacctgcatcaggctcaaactcactgaaaaatagacatgaatctgtcagtgatccacaacgtagtgctgaaaagaaaccattcagctgctcagtctgtaagaaagctttttcatggagtggaaatttaaagacacacatgagagtccacacaggagagaaaccattcacctgtacagtctgtaagaaagctttttcacatagtggaactttaaagacacacatgagaatccacacaggagagaaaccattcacctgtacagtctgtaagaaagctttttcacagagggtATCTTTAAAGGACCACATgataatccacacaggagagatgacacacagctgctcagtctgtaagaaagcttttccaCAGAGTGGATATTTAAAgatacacatgagaatccacacaggagagaaaccattcacctgtacagtctgtaagaaagctttttcatatagtggaagtttaaaggacCACATggtaatccacacaggagagagacGATTCAGCTGCTcaatctgtaagaaagctttttcacggagtggacgtttaaagatacacatgataatccacacaggagaggaccaattcacctgtacagtctgtaagaaagatttttcacatagtggaagtttaaagatacacatgagaagccacacaggagagaaaccattcacctgtacagtctgtaagaaaacTTTTTCACAGAGGGTAACTTTAAAGAACCACATGATAATCCACACATGA